A region of Vicinamibacterales bacterium DNA encodes the following proteins:
- a CDS encoding glycosyltransferase family 39 protein, whose protein sequence is MTPAPSQAPGRPSRRRVPLPLLGCLLVAVWLAGVRLGDEHYVSLQGDMPRHLMNGVFFLDLLRDLPSPSEAFEYARYYYARYPALSLGHHPFLIALAEVPAFALFGVSVTSGRLVSLGFFLLGLVYMYKLAAELFDDEWAGAAAALTMATSAILVELAQSVMTELPALSLITGAAYHCHRFAEDKRSRSIVAATLLAAAAVWAKQIAAIAVPALAIHVWWRVGWRRLLRADVLGSAAAAALIAAPLVPITLYLSPFNMALASGLAQSVGESGRMRLALWAVDTAAAAHFSPLVLGAATVGIVAMLARRHAATGLVLVWILTTAAFLALVAFSLDPARLSIYWIPAWALGVGALASPLLGRGRVVAGLAAAGAVAVQAVGASQVRLPGLDGYEAAAAHVVAEPRGSTVLFAGDVDTGFFTFFVRKHDPARRTVVLRADKVLTTSFMGSVAAEDRVSSPAEVRDTLVRFGVGYVVIEDRPSESTVHNWLRDELRTPGYVERMRLPVHSSDRRLRDGTALVVYEVRDARPARPDARLDIRLPLVSQQIDIPVSDLIARKYLR, encoded by the coding sequence ATGACGCCGGCGCCGTCGCAGGCTCCAGGCCGTCCGTCGCGCCGCCGCGTCCCGCTGCCGCTGCTCGGCTGCCTGCTCGTGGCGGTCTGGCTGGCCGGGGTGAGGCTCGGGGACGAACACTACGTGTCGCTCCAGGGTGACATGCCGCGTCACCTCATGAACGGCGTGTTCTTCCTCGACCTGCTGCGCGACCTGCCGTCACCCTCGGAAGCGTTCGAGTACGCCCGCTACTATTACGCCCGCTACCCGGCACTGTCCCTCGGGCACCACCCCTTCCTCATCGCGCTGGCGGAGGTGCCGGCATTCGCCCTGTTCGGCGTGTCGGTGACGAGCGGCCGACTGGTGTCGCTCGGCTTCTTCCTCCTCGGCCTCGTCTACATGTACAAGCTCGCGGCCGAGCTCTTCGACGACGAGTGGGCGGGCGCGGCGGCCGCGCTGACGATGGCGACGAGCGCCATCCTGGTCGAGCTCGCGCAGAGCGTCATGACCGAGCTCCCGGCCTTGTCCCTCATCACGGGCGCGGCCTACCACTGCCACCGCTTCGCGGAGGACAAGCGCTCGCGGTCCATCGTCGCCGCCACGCTGCTCGCGGCGGCGGCCGTCTGGGCCAAGCAGATCGCGGCCATCGCCGTCCCGGCCCTGGCGATCCACGTCTGGTGGCGGGTGGGATGGCGCCGCCTGCTGCGCGCCGACGTCCTCGGCTCCGCCGCGGCCGCGGCCCTCATCGCCGCGCCGCTCGTGCCCATCACGCTGTATCTCTCGCCGTTCAACATGGCGCTCGCGAGCGGGCTCGCCCAGTCGGTCGGCGAGTCGGGCCGGATGCGCCTGGCCCTGTGGGCGGTGGACACCGCGGCCGCCGCCCACTTCTCGCCCCTCGTGCTCGGCGCGGCGACCGTCGGCATCGTGGCCATGTTGGCCAGACGCCACGCCGCCACCGGTCTGGTCCTCGTGTGGATCCTCACCACGGCGGCGTTCCTGGCGCTCGTCGCCTTCTCGCTGGACCCGGCCCGCCTGTCGATCTACTGGATCCCGGCCTGGGCCCTCGGCGTCGGCGCCCTGGCGTCGCCGCTGCTCGGGCGAGGCCGCGTGGTCGCCGGGCTCGCGGCGGCCGGCGCCGTGGCCGTGCAGGCCGTCGGTGCCAGCCAGGTACGGCTGCCCGGGCTGGACGGGTACGAGGCGGCGGCCGCGCACGTCGTGGCGGAGCCGCGCGGATCGACCGTCCTGTTCGCGGGCGACGTCGACACCGGCTTCTTCACCTTCTTCGTCCGCAAGCACGACCCGGCGCGCCGAACCGTCGTCTTGCGCGCGGACAAGGTGCTGACCACGTCGTTCATGGGATCCGTCGCCGCCGAGGACCGCGTGTCGAGCCCGGCCGAGGTGCGGGACACGCTCGTCAGGTTCGGCGTCGGCTACGTGGTGATCGAGGATCGGCCCAGCGAGTCCACCGTCCACAACTGGCTGCGCGACGAGTTGCGCACCCCCGGCTACGTCGAGCGCATGCGCCTGCCCGTGCATTCGAGCGATCGGCGGCTTCGCGACGGGACCGCGCTGGTCGTCTACGAGGTGCGCGATGCGAGGCCCGCGCGCCCCGACGCGCGCCTCGACATCCGCCTCCCGCTCGTCTCGCAGCAGATCGACATCCCGGTGAGCGATCTCATCGCCCGCAAGTATCTGCGCTGA
- a CDS encoding VWA domain-containing protein has protein sequence MRLDVLVEQDGRAVTDLTQADFEVLEDNVPQPLSSFELIRPVSDAAAPGGAAPAPARDARRFVLFLDTLHARRQERAPTPTPVGDLLDRVVGERDLVGVMTPEMSARNMTFSPRTAPIPAMMGASWAWGDRPDPHEADLHACYPDRGDTAGLADALIARRRERQTLEALNDLSDEIESLDGERTYVFLLSDGWTLPSPDEHLARALTPPRRAAEGARGAKAPASDPPPDDAAGPSLWCERERSLVALADLSMEFRLMLQRANRALISFYPVEPRSLSLSDAPAPERPAPDVRGDARRRGALRDLAADTVGAVISSEAAGAAEARLSGDVGPYYLLGYAPTNAKPDGRYRRLTVRVRRPGATVRTRAGYLAASARQAGPPSSPSALGTSSSTRPGPSTSAGGALSRLPVSRRPPPIYLQAGGGRGDIAVVVELDRATAAQPEWSKGGEMVVEVEPADGTGRRGASVKATLEPGQRIHAFTLPEGETLRPGRYQVRVSAGTSSGRAGITAGTIVDVPGPAALLGSAPTASRRGPGTGRTYEPTADPRFRRTERLSLTVAKLAADATVTGRLLNAAEQPMRVPVAVTDRVDEASRSRVVVADVAFAPLAAGDYVLELTATSGSLTETLVYAVRIVN, from the coding sequence GTGAGACTCGACGTCCTCGTCGAGCAGGACGGCCGGGCCGTCACGGATCTCACCCAGGCGGATTTCGAGGTGCTGGAGGACAACGTCCCCCAGCCGCTCTCGTCGTTCGAGCTCATCCGGCCGGTGTCGGATGCGGCGGCGCCCGGCGGGGCAGCGCCCGCGCCGGCGCGCGACGCCCGGCGGTTCGTGCTGTTCCTCGACACCCTGCACGCGCGGCGCCAGGAGCGGGCTCCGACGCCCACCCCGGTCGGCGACCTGCTGGATCGTGTCGTGGGGGAGCGGGATCTGGTCGGCGTGATGACGCCCGAGATGTCGGCGCGGAACATGACCTTCTCGCCGCGCACCGCGCCGATCCCGGCCATGATGGGCGCATCGTGGGCCTGGGGGGACCGTCCCGATCCCCACGAGGCCGACCTCCACGCCTGCTATCCCGATCGCGGCGACACGGCGGGCCTGGCCGACGCGCTCATCGCGCGCCGCCGCGAGCGGCAGACGCTCGAGGCCCTGAACGACCTGAGCGATGAGATCGAGTCCCTCGACGGCGAGCGGACCTACGTGTTCCTGCTGAGCGACGGCTGGACGCTCCCGTCGCCCGACGAGCACCTTGCGCGCGCCCTCACGCCCCCGCGCCGGGCCGCCGAAGGGGCCCGCGGCGCCAAGGCGCCCGCGTCGGACCCGCCGCCCGACGATGCCGCCGGGCCGAGCTTGTGGTGCGAACGCGAGCGCTCGCTCGTCGCGCTGGCGGACCTGTCGATGGAATTCCGGCTGATGCTGCAGCGGGCGAACCGCGCCCTGATCAGTTTCTATCCGGTGGAGCCCCGTAGCCTGTCGCTGTCCGATGCGCCGGCCCCGGAGCGGCCCGCGCCCGACGTGCGCGGCGACGCCCGCCGCCGCGGGGCGCTCCGCGATCTGGCCGCGGACACCGTCGGCGCCGTGATCTCGTCCGAGGCGGCGGGGGCCGCCGAGGCACGACTGTCCGGTGACGTGGGGCCGTACTACCTGCTGGGCTACGCGCCGACCAACGCGAAGCCGGACGGCCGGTATCGACGGCTCACCGTGCGGGTGCGGCGTCCGGGCGCGACCGTCCGCACGCGCGCGGGCTACCTGGCGGCCTCCGCGCGCCAGGCGGGTCCGCCATCGTCTCCGTCGGCACTGGGCACCTCGTCGTCGACCCGTCCCGGGCCGTCCACGTCGGCGGGGGGCGCCCTGTCACGGCTGCCCGTCTCCCGTCGCCCGCCTCCGATCTACCTCCAGGCGGGAGGCGGCCGCGGCGATATCGCGGTGGTCGTCGAACTCGACCGCGCCACCGCGGCCCAGCCGGAGTGGTCGAAGGGGGGCGAGATGGTGGTCGAGGTGGAGCCCGCCGATGGCACCGGCCGCCGCGGAGCGTCGGTCAAGGCAACGCTCGAGCCGGGACAACGGATCCATGCCTTCACCCTTCCCGAGGGCGAGACGCTCAGGCCCGGACGGTATCAGGTGCGTGTCAGCGCGGGGACGTCCAGCGGGCGGGCTGGCATCACCGCGGGGACCATCGTGGACGTCCCGGGCCCCGCGGCGCTGCTCGGCAGCGCACCGACGGCCTCGCGTCGCGGACCCGGCACGGGCCGGACCTACGAGCCCACGGCCGATCCACGGTTCCGCCGCACCGAGCGCCTGTCCCTGACGGTGGCCAAGCTGGCGGCCGACGCGACGGTCACGGGCCGCCTGCTGAACGCGGCCGAGCAGCCCATGCGGGTGCCCGTCGCGGTCACGGACCGGGTCGACGAAGCCAGCCGGAGCCGCGTCGTCGTCGCCGACGTGGCGTTCGCGCCGCTGGCCGCCGGTGACTACGTGCTGGAGCTGACCGCGACCTCCGGCAGCCTCACCGAAACGCTGGTCTACGCCGTCCGCATCGTGAATTGA